ACATCGATCCAAGCGAGCCACCAGGGCAGCCCGATCAGTTGGTCGAGTCTGCCACCGATGCCGGGAGCCAATCGATGGCCTGGGGTTCGAGTGGCTCCGGGGGTTCAAGTTTTGTTGCAAACCGCCAGTGACGAACCGATGATGGTCGTCGGTGAATATGGTCGCGGCCGAGTCGCCGCGCTGGCGTTTGATTCCACTTGGACGTGGCGACGTGCAGGGCTGGGTGATTTTCATCGGCGGTTCTGGCGTCAGTTGATCCTTTGGTCGCTGGCCCGAGAGGATTCTTCCCAGCAAGCGATTCAGTTGGAGTTGTCACCGCGGCGGTTTGTGGCAACGGAGGCGCCTTCGTTCACCGCAACGATGCAAGGCGATCTTTCGTCGCTGCCCAATGGTGCATCGCTGCAAGCGGAGGTGAATCTGGCTTCGGGGGACACAATCGTCGTGCCGATGTCGAGCACCACCTCGACGGGTGAGTCTTCGGTTTCCTTGACGGGGCAGTTGCCACCGATGCCGGCCGGGTTTCACCGCTTGCGTGTGGCTGCGGGCGGGCAAGGTGCTTCATCCGAATCCGGGGAGACGATCGAGCCGGCTGAGGTTGCATTTCAGGTGCTCGACGACACGCGAGAATTGACGGCGTCGGCGACGGATCATGCATTGCTTCGCCAGATGGCTTCGGCCACATCGGGGGCAGGCGGGCAGGTGTTTGATCCGGACCAGATGGACGATTTGGTCGAATTGATCCAGTCACGCCGGACGGAGTCCACCCGAACGGTGATCGAAAAGTTTCGATTGGGTGACGGACCGCTGAGCGGTTGGCTCATTTTCCTATTGTTTGCCGGGGCTTTGTCAGTCGAGTGGTTCCTGCGCCGTCAATGGGGTTTGGCATGAGCGACGGATGCGTTCAACTGATGGTCCTTCCTGCCTGATCTCCCACCTCGATTGCCGCCCTTTTTTAGGACACCCGCATGCAACCGTTTGATCTTCATCCACGAACGCGAATCGTGTTTGGGCCGAACGTTTCGAATCAGATCAATGGGCTGGCTCGTTCGCTCGGCGGGGTGCTGAGTTCAGGGCGTCCTCGAGTCTTGGTCGTTTGCGATCCGGGAATCGTTGCCGCGGGGCATTTTGATCGCATCACCGGTTTGCTCCGCGAGAGCGACTGGGAGGTGCAGTCCTTTCATGACTTCGCCGAAAATCCGACGTCTGAGATGGTCGATGCGGGCGTGAGCGTGGCCGCGGATTTCCAGCCTGACCTGCTGATTGGGCTGGGGGGCGGTAGCAGCATGGACTGCTCCAAAGGCATCAACTTCGTTTACAGCTGCGGTGGTCGCATCCACGACTACCACGGGGTCGGAAAAGCGACGGCGGAGATGTTGCCGATGATTGCGATTCCCACCACGGCGGGAACCGGCAGCGAAGCCCAGAGCTTTGCGCTGATCAGCGATGCGGAAACGCACGTGAAGATGGCTTGCGGCGATCCCAAGGCCGCGTGCCGGATCGCGTTGTTGGATCCAACGTTCACGTTGACGCAGCCACGCGGGGTGACGGCGCTGACCGGCATCGATGCGATTTCGCATGCGGTCGAAACCTATGTCAGCAAAAAACGAAACGTGATGTCGACAACATACAGTCGACGTGCCTTTGGATTGTTGGCCCGGTCCTTCGTTCGCGTGTTGCAAGTTCCTGATGACTTGGAAGCTCGCTCGGCGATGCAGCTGGGGGCGTGCCTGGCTGGCATGGCGATCGAAACATCGATGTTGGGCGCGGCGCACGCCACGGCCAATCCTTTGACTGCCCGGCATGATGTCGTGCACGGGCAGGCGGTTGGTCTGATGTTGCCCGCGGTGGTTCGGTTCAACGGAACCGTTCACGCGGATTGGTACGCCGAGTTGCTGAGAGAGCTGGAACCTTGTAGCGAGGTTTCCGAAGCGCCGACGCGATTGGCGGAGCTGATTGAGGAGTGGATGCGGGCAGCGGACCTCGCGACAACGCTGGATGATCTTTCGATCCCA
Above is a window of Rhodopirellula islandica DNA encoding:
- a CDS encoding iron-containing alcohol dehydrogenase — encoded protein: MQPFDLHPRTRIVFGPNVSNQINGLARSLGGVLSSGRPRVLVVCDPGIVAAGHFDRITGLLRESDWEVQSFHDFAENPTSEMVDAGVSVAADFQPDLLIGLGGGSSMDCSKGINFVYSCGGRIHDYHGVGKATAEMLPMIAIPTTAGTGSEAQSFALISDAETHVKMACGDPKAACRIALLDPTFTLTQPRGVTALTGIDAISHAVETYVSKKRNVMSTTYSRRAFGLLARSFVRVLQVPDDLEARSAMQLGACLAGMAIETSMLGAAHATANPLTARHDVVHGQAVGLMLPAVVRFNGTVHADWYAELLRELEPCSEVSEAPTRLAELIEEWMRAADLATTLDDLSIPTSDIGLFVEDALKQWTGTFNPIELDEDSTRALYREVV